CCAAACCGATGCTCCGTCATTCCAAACTTGATTTGGAATCTACTTTATACCTTAATTAGTAAGTATTGAACACTCTGATCCGGAAGTACACAAAAATCTTCCGTCCGTCGGAGTATATGTAAATGTATTTGTACTTGTACCTAGTTTAAAAGTGTGAACCAATCCGCCTGCCTGACCTTGCCAGTGACCCGAAGCATCTTTAGCAGTTATGCCATACATTAAAAGTGTCTGATTTGCATCAACGCCAGTAAAAAGTGTTGTAGTGCTATTACTAAG
The sequence above is drawn from the Candidatus Sulfurimonas baltica genome and encodes:
- a CDS encoding prepilin-type N-terminal cleavage/methylation domain-containing protein, whose amino-acid sequence is MQKSKNGFTMVELVFVIVILGILAAVAIPRFAATRTDADITKGRADIASIRSAIVTERQGRLIRGDSTWISKLSNSTTTLFTGVDANQTLLMYGITAKDASGHWQGQAGGLVHTFKLGTSTNTFTYTPTDGRFLCTSGSECSILTN